The Methanomethylovorans hollandica DSM 15978 genome includes a region encoding these proteins:
- a CDS encoding oligosaccharyl transferase, archaeosortase A system-associated: protein MSMIDSLSVRTKIFLTILFALLIRLFPISSLFSDGRVTFVSYDSYYHMRGILYTTQHFPEHILSDPYINYPFGFDISWPPLYDLTVSLLVLIVGFGTPSTSTIELVAALFPVILGTLSLIPLYFAASSIFSRKVGFYSIVVIAVMPIHLAVSMFGATDHHIAEILLSTTAFTLFIFSLKEGFSYDLCRELTKNDLLACVRSRSVLYAIAAGMILAVSVLTWTGSPIFIGLFALYVPVQLALDIRQKRPSGYLLVSSCVMYLVALAFILPFVASMVREGYELSAAFVSWFHVLYILSMLLFVFICWVLSYLIGKKGKWLHYPFAILFFIAVAVTGIWSLMPTFFSNIVSGIGYLLGFAENLSTINEALPLFWDQYGNFTLGSVWGGFGLFFFVTLVSFLFILRKCDPSKNPEVAFFVVWSIIVFALAFSQRRFMYLLSVNVAVMSGYFMGQLHSWIIPKVVKEHGGKRKKVQETHNNVPLILALGVLLLPGFLISVAAVSNPSIMPSDWEETLDWVKVNTPVTSYYNDPMKTPEYGILSWWDFGNWIIYRSQRPVVTNNFQPSVRETAVFFLSQNDSAASSILDARKVKYLLTDISMVKGKFFGIAKLAGEDYDSFFDEETAPKGSSTVTTKVENDKFKNSMLVKLHVYDGSGSGNYRLLYESNTTVTNDPEVKYVKVFEYVPGVIITGKAEPGETVYGATTLVSNRERKFDYYNSAVADQDGTYSLVLAYSTQGSNSSTYAILPYTLIGDKSRSPKEISVTENAVQAGEVLQLDLV from the coding sequence ATGAGTATGATCGATTCTCTCTCTGTCAGGACTAAGATATTCTTAACAATACTTTTTGCATTGCTCATACGTTTGTTTCCAATATCTTCTCTATTCTCGGATGGTAGGGTTACCTTTGTAAGTTATGATTCTTACTATCACATGAGAGGTATCCTCTATACTACACAGCATTTTCCGGAACATATTCTGTCCGATCCTTACATCAACTATCCATTTGGTTTTGACATAAGCTGGCCTCCTCTCTATGATTTGACAGTTTCCTTGCTGGTGTTAATAGTTGGCTTTGGCACTCCAAGTACTAGTACGATAGAGCTTGTTGCGGCACTTTTTCCAGTAATACTTGGAACTCTTTCCTTGATACCTTTGTATTTTGCAGCTTCCAGTATTTTTAGCAGAAAAGTTGGTTTTTATAGTATAGTGGTAATAGCAGTGATGCCCATTCATCTTGCGGTCTCAATGTTTGGTGCAACAGATCATCATATTGCTGAGATCTTGCTCTCTACTACAGCTTTTACTTTGTTCATTTTCTCACTTAAGGAAGGTTTTTCTTATGATCTTTGCAGGGAATTAACAAAAAATGACCTTTTGGCATGTGTTCGGTCCCGTTCAGTGCTTTACGCTATAGCTGCTGGTATGATACTTGCAGTTTCTGTGCTCACCTGGACAGGTTCTCCTATATTCATAGGTCTTTTTGCATTATATGTGCCTGTACAACTGGCTCTTGACATTAGACAGAAAAGACCTTCAGGATACCTGCTGGTCAGCTCATGTGTGATGTACTTGGTTGCCCTTGCATTCATCTTGCCCTTTGTAGCATCTATGGTAAGAGAAGGTTATGAGCTGAGTGCAGCTTTTGTTTCGTGGTTCCATGTATTGTACATTTTGTCAATGCTCTTATTCGTATTCATATGTTGGGTTTTATCTTATCTAATTGGTAAGAAGGGTAAATGGTTGCATTATCCTTTTGCTATCCTTTTCTTTATTGCCGTTGCAGTGACTGGTATATGGTCATTGATGCCAACCTTTTTCTCAAACATCGTTTCAGGTATTGGTTATTTGCTAGGCTTTGCTGAAAACCTTAGCACTATCAATGAAGCGTTACCTCTCTTCTGGGACCAGTATGGAAATTTCACTCTGGGTTCGGTCTGGGGTGGCTTTGGTCTGTTCTTCTTTGTTACTCTGGTGTCTTTTCTGTTTATCTTACGTAAGTGTGATCCATCAAAAAATCCGGAGGTCGCCTTTTTTGTTGTATGGTCGATTATTGTCTTTGCACTTGCTTTCTCTCAAAGACGCTTCATGTATCTGTTATCAGTGAATGTAGCAGTTATGTCAGGTTACTTTATGGGGCAGTTGCACTCATGGATTATACCAAAAGTGGTCAAGGAGCATGGTGGAAAGCGCAAAAAAGTACAGGAAACTCATAACAATGTGCCATTGATTTTAGCGCTTGGAGTTTTATTACTGCCAGGTTTTTTAATATCAGTGGCTGCAGTGTCAAATCCTTCCATTATGCCCTCTGATTGGGAAGAAACACTGGACTGGGTCAAAGTGAATACTCCAGTTACCTCTTATTACAATGATCCTATGAAAACCCCTGAGTATGGAATATTAAGCTGGTGGGACTTCGGTAATTGGATTATTTACAGATCCCAAAGGCCAGTAGTTACCAACAACTTCCAGCCGAGTGTAAGGGAAACAGCTGTCTTTTTCCTCTCCCAGAATGATTCAGCTGCATCAAGTATTCTTGATGCAAGAAAAGTAAAATATTTGCTAACAGATATCTCAATGGTCAAAGGTAAATTCTTTGGTATTGCTAAACTTGCTGGTGAAGACTATGATAGTTTCTTTGATGAAGAAACAGCCCCTAAAGGTTCATCTACAGTTACCACAAAAGTAGAAAATGACAAATTTAAGAACTCAATGCTTGTTAAGTTACATGTTTATGATGGCAGTGGTTCCGGTAACTATCGTTTGTTATACGAGTCCAATACAACCGTTACCAATGACCCCGAAGTTAAATATGTAAAAGTATTCGAGTACGTGCCTGGGGTGATCATTACAGGAAAAGCTGAACCCGGAGAAACAGTTTATGGAGCAACTACTCTTGTCAGCAACCGGGAAAGGAAATTTGACTACTACAATTCTGCGGTCGCGGATCAAGATGGTACTTACTCCCTCGTTCTGGCTTACTCTACACAGGGCAGTAATTCTTCAACTTATGCGATTTTACCATACACCCTCATTGGAGACAAGAGCAGGTCTCCCAAGGAGATCAGTGTTACGGAGAATGCTGTGCAGGCAGGTGAAGTTTTGCAGTTGGATCTTGTGTAG
- a CDS encoding ATPase domain-containing protein, with protein sequence MFDGAISEEIKMEEGPNRVRTGIPGFDELCGGGLIRDRTYLVSGTSGAGKTNFSIQFIYNGITKYGENGIIVATEERPEQIRENVLKFGWNLEELEDENKLAIIDACSTKIGIPSQEKYVDIRPFDIRSLMDQIITTQEEINARRALVDSTTSISFYLQDQAKIRVELLKLSTTLEVIGLTSMMTCEVIDESMPSRFGVENFVTDGTIVLYYKRHENVRMRSMEIYKMRGSDHSKKIHPYEITPDGFVIHPHEEVYSTV encoded by the coding sequence ATGTTTGATGGCGCTATATCTGAAGAGATAAAGATGGAAGAAGGCCCTAACAGAGTGAGGACTGGCATACCCGGATTTGATGAACTCTGCGGGGGGGGACTTATAAGGGACAGGACATATCTGGTTTCGGGCACATCCGGAGCAGGAAAGACAAATTTTTCCATCCAGTTCATCTATAATGGCATTACAAAATATGGTGAGAACGGCATCATAGTTGCAACTGAGGAAAGGCCGGAGCAGATACGTGAGAACGTACTGAAATTTGGATGGAACCTTGAAGAATTAGAAGATGAGAACAAGCTTGCTATCATTGATGCTTGTTCCACAAAGATCGGTATACCCTCGCAGGAGAAATATGTGGACATTCGGCCCTTTGATATTCGTTCCCTTATGGACCAGATCATTACTACTCAGGAAGAGATCAATGCCCGAAGGGCTCTTGTAGATTCCACGACCTCTATAAGTTTTTATCTGCAAGATCAGGCAAAAATCCGTGTGGAGTTGCTAAAGCTCAGCACCACCCTTGAAGTAATAGGACTTACTTCTATGATGACCTGCGAGGTAATAGATGAATCAATGCCCTCAAGGTTCGGAGTTGAAAATTTCGTTACTGATGGAACCATTGTGCTATACTATAAGAGACATGAAAACGTACGCATGCGCAGTATGGAAATATATAAGATGCGTGGGTCTGACCATAGCAAAAAAATCCATCCATATGAGATCACACCTGATGGTTTTGTTATCCACCCGCATGAAGAAGTCTATTCAACGGTCTGA
- a CDS encoding S-layer protein domain-containing protein, with protein MNKFAAVTIAALMLMAVFVSAASAATSVNTVEVRSPVFSGARLSEITVDFDYTEFAGFYYDIDDDIGSETMRIALVDDPRTIRDNGLIYTSTIQEVGYTYDNWAGEYPKMGFLAQEYVPVNGQPDVLSKLLLDSDDKYTLRVGQTLDLGEGYAVTPKQIDVDGNKVWLELTKDGAYLDDQVLTVTNTDVENSTWEYEEDDVGGEDDVVIMRVHVNEVFQGQVDSLAVVEGMWLISNEPMVIESDDTFGELEVTTIGDNYIELKNDGSIALTKNKEIALAGDVKIQVADSDDVRFYFFKEVTEPGTYPVRGSVATGSFDWDASSFAGFYYDIDANVASEEMNVIVSEGRNIADGALVYTSTMQSVDYEFSDWAGQYSKMGFLAEEYVPVNGQPDVLSKLLLDNDDKYTLRVGQTLDLGEGYALTPKQIDVDGNKVWLELTKDGAYLDDQVLTVTDTDVENSTWDYEEDDVGGEDDVVIMRAHVQEVFQGQVDSLAVVEGMWLISNEPMVIESDDTFGELEVTTIGDNYIELKNDGSMTLSKNKDIALAGNMFFKVADADALRYYPYAEYTIGGNGTTVPGNETPGNETPGNETPAVPGNETPTTPGTPTVVETPTTPVAPGNETPVNETPVEEPAGTPGFEAIFAVAGLLAVAYLVRRN; from the coding sequence ATGAATAAATTCGCAGCAGTAACAATTGCCGCACTTATGCTGATGGCTGTATTCGTTTCAGCCGCAAGCGCAGCAACTTCTGTAAACACCGTGGAGGTCAGAAGCCCGGTGTTCAGCGGTGCTAGATTAAGTGAAATTACTGTGGATTTCGACTATACCGAATTCGCAGGATTCTATTATGATATTGACGACGACATTGGTTCCGAGACCATGAGGATCGCCTTGGTTGATGATCCAAGGACCATCAGGGACAACGGACTTATATACACATCCACTATCCAGGAAGTAGGCTACACATACGATAACTGGGCAGGAGAGTACCCCAAGATGGGCTTCCTTGCACAGGAATATGTGCCAGTGAACGGCCAGCCGGATGTTCTGTCCAAGCTCCTGCTTGACAGCGACGACAAGTACACTCTGAGAGTGGGTCAGACCCTTGACCTCGGAGAGGGCTATGCAGTCACACCCAAGCAGATCGATGTAGATGGTAACAAGGTCTGGCTCGAGCTGACCAAGGACGGCGCATACCTTGATGACCAGGTCCTTACAGTAACTAACACCGATGTTGAGAACAGCACCTGGGAATACGAAGAGGATGACGTAGGCGGCGAAGATGATGTAGTCATCATGAGAGTCCATGTCAATGAAGTGTTCCAGGGTCAGGTAGACAGCCTTGCAGTTGTTGAAGGTATGTGGCTCATATCCAATGAACCAATGGTAATCGAGAGCGATGACACTTTCGGCGAACTTGAGGTTACAACCATCGGCGACAACTATATTGAACTCAAGAACGATGGTTCAATAGCACTCACCAAGAACAAGGAAATTGCACTCGCAGGCGATGTAAAGATCCAGGTCGCTGACTCCGATGATGTCAGGTTCTACTTCTTCAAAGAGGTCACTGAACCAGGCACCTATCCAGTAAGGGGTTCAGTTGCAACCGGCAGTTTCGACTGGGATGCAAGTTCATTCGCAGGCTTCTATTATGATATCGACGCAAACGTAGCATCTGAAGAAATGAATGTTATAGTCAGCGAAGGCAGGAATATCGCAGATGGTGCTCTTGTATACACCTCAACTATGCAGAGTGTAGATTATGAGTTCTCTGACTGGGCAGGCCAGTACTCCAAGATGGGCTTCCTTGCAGAAGAATATGTACCAGTGAACGGCCAGCCGGATGTTCTGTCCAAGCTCCTGCTTGACAACGACGACAAGTACACTCTGAGAGTGGGTCAGACCCTTGACCTTGGTGAAGGCTATGCACTCACACCCAAGCAGATAGACGTTGATGGTAACAAGGTCTGGCTCGAGCTGACCAAGGACGGCGCATACCTTGATGACCAGGTCCTTACAGTAACTGACACAGATGTTGAGAACAGCACCTGGGACTACGAAGAGGATGATGTAGGCGGCGAAGATGATGTAGTCATCATGAGAGCCCATGTCCAGGAAGTATTCCAGGGTCAGGTAGACAGCCTTGCAGTTGTTGAAGGTATGTGGCTCATATCCAATGAACCAATGGTAATCGAGAGCGATGACACTTTCGGCGAACTTGAGGTTACAACCATCGGCGACAACTATATTGAACTCAAGAATGATGGTTCTATGACCCTTAGCAAGAACAAGGATATAGCACTCGCTGGAAACATGTTCTTCAAGGTTGCAGATGCTGATGCACTCCGCTACTATCCATATGCTGAGTACACCATCGGTGGCAATGGAACTACCGTTCCGGGCAACGAGACTCCAGGCAACGAGACTCCAGGCAACGAGACTCCAGCCGTTCCGGGCAACGAGACTCCAACCACACCAGGTACTCCAACTGTTGTAGAGACTCCAACAACTCCAGTTGCTCCAGGTAACGAGACTCCAGTCAACGAGACTCCAGTTGAAGAACCAGCAGGAACTCCAGGCTTTGAAGCGATCTTCGCAGTCGCTGGTCTCCTAGCAGTTGCATACCTTGTAAGAAGGAACTAA
- a CDS encoding DNA-directed DNA polymerase, translated as MNFQILDADYVTEDTAPVVRLFGRAEDGKSVCCYVPGFEPYFYVNASDELDLICKLIKERFDVVKNVEIVQRFEPVGYQKSKKSMIQVTTYEPRHVPEIRDDILQIPGVMEVYETDILFRNRFLIDRELHGMGWVSVSPSQEAHQGGKIYCDTVCLDRQPAEVDKLPNAPLKFLSFDIECLPIGGSMPSPDESPVIMISLTFAPAYNGHDSIVLVAKPVSGAGPDVESLQNEESMLKRFFEILRDYDPDILIGYNINDFDIPYISDRIKFLADSGTNINSGSGRDGRPMSYRKIGTMTMISMAGRVVVDVLPLVRSQFSLKRYTLRNVAKELLDREKLDVAPSEMEDHWNDEGEKLLKFIDYARRDSELAMELVMKLQLLDRYIAISRVSGSLLQEVIDGGQTSMVENLLLRECRIRDRVIPPKPDDNLVYSRNKNSEGLKGGEVLEPKKGLLENVVILDYKSLYPTIMMAHNLCYSTVVEKDIPGEGETITPPSGGRFVTADVSKGIMPAILENLLNRRIETKKRMKDISNEDEYKALDATQLAMKILLNSFYGYAGYTRARLYSLTLANAVTSFGRENILTTRSLIEDTIHTIYLKDGNSYLQSEIASDPLNKDISLSVVYGDTDSVFVQCTGKTEISLEDAELVGKKISGIVSASLPDPMELEFESIAKRALFIAKKRYAIWVFERFGDGWKDGIKVKGMETVRRDWCELTSKTLNRVLELVLKAGEVEAAVQHVRKVVDSIRNLDVTKDRDIIDDLTMTRMYSKRREHYKNKQPHITVAEKMEQRTGSLPPVGERIPFVIIAGKDLFVNRAEDPEYVRENNVPIDVDYYVKKQILPPVERILGVFGVDLVNLDYDSKQTGLSDFTAGPSEKKIRRSVPRTSDIGGQPPNSGSQSSLFDF; from the coding sequence ATGAACTTTCAGATCCTGGATGCTGACTATGTAACCGAAGATACTGCTCCTGTTGTGCGCCTCTTTGGCAGAGCTGAGGATGGTAAGAGTGTCTGCTGTTATGTGCCGGGGTTTGAACCATATTTTTATGTGAATGCTTCCGATGAGCTTGACCTGATCTGCAAGCTCATCAAGGAACGTTTTGACGTGGTCAAGAATGTCGAGATCGTCCAGCGGTTTGAGCCAGTAGGGTACCAGAAGTCCAAAAAGTCCATGATACAGGTCACGACCTATGAGCCAAGGCATGTTCCTGAGATCCGTGATGATATACTGCAGATCCCCGGAGTCATGGAGGTATACGAAACGGACATACTGTTCCGGAACCGCTTTTTGATAGACAGGGAACTGCATGGCATGGGCTGGGTATCTGTTTCCCCCTCTCAGGAAGCCCATCAGGGGGGTAAGATCTATTGTGACACCGTCTGCTTAGACAGGCAGCCTGCTGAAGTGGATAAGCTACCTAATGCTCCTCTTAAGTTCCTTTCCTTTGATATCGAATGTCTGCCAATAGGCGGCTCAATGCCTTCTCCGGATGAGTCTCCTGTGATCATGATCAGTCTCACATTTGCTCCAGCCTACAATGGTCACGATTCCATTGTACTTGTGGCAAAGCCTGTCTCAGGGGCTGGTCCTGATGTAGAGTCACTGCAAAACGAAGAGTCCATGTTAAAGCGGTTCTTTGAGATACTCAGGGACTATGACCCGGATATACTAATAGGTTACAACATCAACGATTTCGATATTCCTTACATTAGTGACCGGATCAAGTTCCTTGCAGACTCTGGAACTAATATAAACTCTGGCTCAGGGCGTGACGGGAGGCCAATGAGCTACCGGAAGATCGGAACAATGACCATGATCTCCATGGCAGGGAGGGTTGTGGTCGATGTCCTTCCTCTTGTCCGCAGCCAGTTCAGTTTAAAGAGATACACCTTGCGTAATGTAGCCAAAGAGCTGCTGGACCGGGAAAAACTTGATGTGGCGCCTTCAGAAATGGAGGATCACTGGAACGATGAAGGAGAAAAACTTCTCAAATTCATAGATTATGCAAGACGCGACTCAGAACTTGCCATGGAGTTGGTCATGAAACTCCAGTTACTTGACAGGTACATAGCCATCTCCAGGGTAAGTGGTTCCCTCTTACAGGAAGTCATTGATGGCGGCCAGACGTCTATGGTGGAGAACCTTTTGCTGCGTGAATGCCGCATTAGGGATCGAGTGATACCTCCCAAACCTGATGACAATCTAGTCTATTCCAGGAACAAGAACAGCGAAGGTTTGAAGGGAGGTGAAGTACTGGAGCCTAAAAAAGGACTTCTTGAAAACGTAGTGATATTAGACTACAAGTCCCTCTATCCCACTATAATGATGGCCCACAATCTCTGCTATTCAACCGTCGTTGAGAAAGATATCCCAGGAGAAGGGGAGACCATTACTCCGCCATCAGGTGGAAGATTTGTAACCGCAGACGTTTCAAAAGGGATCATGCCTGCTATCCTGGAAAATCTGCTCAACAGAAGGATAGAGACCAAGAAGCGCATGAAAGACATATCCAATGAGGATGAATACAAGGCTCTTGATGCAACCCAGCTTGCCATGAAAATATTGCTGAACAGCTTTTATGGGTATGCAGGTTATACCCGTGCACGTCTGTACAGTCTAACTCTGGCTAATGCTGTCACAAGCTTTGGCAGGGAGAATATCCTTACCACACGTTCACTTATAGAGGATACTATACACACTATTTACCTTAAGGATGGCAATTCCTATCTACAAAGTGAGATAGCATCCGACCCTCTGAACAAGGACATTTCTCTCTCAGTAGTATATGGGGATACTGATAGTGTCTTTGTGCAATGCACAGGAAAAACTGAGATCTCACTTGAAGATGCAGAGCTTGTAGGTAAGAAGATCTCAGGCATAGTTTCGGCTTCTTTGCCAGATCCAATGGAACTGGAGTTTGAGTCCATAGCAAAACGTGCTCTTTTCATAGCAAAAAAAAGGTATGCTATCTGGGTATTCGAGCGCTTTGGAGATGGCTGGAAAGATGGTATAAAGGTAAAAGGTATGGAAACCGTCCGCAGAGACTGGTGTGAACTCACATCCAAGACGTTGAACAGAGTACTTGAGCTAGTGCTTAAGGCAGGTGAAGTAGAGGCAGCAGTGCAGCATGTGAGAAAAGTAGTAGATTCTATACGTAACCTGGATGTCACAAAGGATAGGGATATTATAGATGATCTGACGATGACGCGCATGTACTCCAAGAGGCGTGAACACTATAAGAACAAACAACCTCATATTACGGTAGCTGAGAAGATGGAGCAGAGAACCGGTTCTCTGCCGCCTGTGGGTGAGCGCATACCTTTTGTCATTATTGCAGGTAAAGATCTATTCGTGAACCGTGCCGAGGATCCGGAATATGTCCGTGAGAACAATGTGCCCATTGATGTTGATTACTATGTTAAGAAACAGATCCTTCCTCCTGTGGAGAGGATCCTGGGAGTATTCGGTGTAGACCTTGTAAACCTTGATTATGATTCAAAGCAGACCGGCCTGTCAGATTTTACAGCCGGCCCCTCTGAAAAAAAGATACGGAGATCAGTGCCAAGGACGTCGGATATAGGGGGGCAACCACCCAACAGTGGTTCACAAAGTTCGCTCTTTGATTTCTGA
- the phoU gene encoding phosphate signaling complex protein PhoU, with the protein MSREKYQRNLEILRSNTVEMAVTSLNMIKNSTTSLLTLDKELAEETIAMDDIVDEHEMIIDKCVSSLITLQQPMAGDMRLITSCLTIAIDLERLSDLASNIAWVTLEVEGGITDVEPLLSRISSMSDIAEKMLEDTIVAFKNSDAKLAKKIAEYDDKLDELFFENERQYIEIMNKNNTIISDASHLLFVLRYLERIGDHVCNICQSIVYLATAERVRLN; encoded by the coding sequence ATGTCAAGAGAAAAATACCAGAGAAACCTGGAGATTTTGAGATCTAACACAGTAGAAATGGCTGTGACCTCACTGAATATGATCAAAAACTCTACAACATCTCTCCTAACACTGGACAAGGAACTTGCAGAAGAAACTATTGCAATGGATGATATCGTAGACGAACATGAGATGATAATCGATAAGTGCGTATCAAGTCTTATAACTCTTCAGCAACCTATGGCTGGAGACATGAGACTTATAACTTCGTGTCTTACTATTGCCATAGATCTGGAGAGATTAAGCGATCTTGCCAGCAACATTGCATGGGTAACCTTGGAAGTAGAAGGAGGAATTACTGATGTTGAGCCACTGTTGTCAAGGATATCCTCAATGAGCGATATAGCAGAAAAGATGCTTGAGGATACAATTGTGGCATTCAAGAACTCAGATGCCAAACTGGCTAAAAAAATAGCAGAATATGATGATAAATTAGATGAGCTCTTCTTTGAAAATGAGAGACAATATATAGAGATAATGAACAAGAATAACACCATTATCAGTGATGCTTCACACCTGTTATTTGTCCTGAGATACCTGGAACGTATAGGCGACCATGTATGCAATATATGCCAAAGCATAGTATATCTGGCAACAGCCGAAAGAGTAAGGCTGAACTGA